The following is a genomic window from Synechococcales cyanobacterium CNB.
AGCCGTCCATCCGGGCCGAGAATCAACTCTCCGTTCCCGATCATTTGCCGAACGGCTTCGTATATCGCCACCGACGCCGCGTTCGCGAGATTCAGCGATCGCTCACCCGCCAGCATCGGGATTGACAACAAGCGTTCGACGCGCGGCGCAAGGATCGACTCGGGCAGCCCGGTGCTCTCGCGGCCAAAGACCAGGTGGTCGCCGTGGTGGAAATCCGCGTCGAACAGCGTGCGCGCGGCCTTTGCCGAAAACAGCCACATCCGGCGCGGTCCCTCACGCTCCAGATAGGCCTCCCACGACCCGTGCTCGCGCAGCATGAGTCGGGGCCAGTAGTCCAGACCCGCCCGCCGACACGCGTGCTCCGTGGTCTCGAACCCGATCGGATGGATCAGGTGCAACGCTGCCCCGAGCGCCACGCAGGTCCGCCCGATCGTCCCCGTGTTGTTCGGAATCTCCGGTTGATGCAGGACGACATGCAGGATGGGCGAGCAAGGGCCTGATGCTTGCGTTGCAGAGTCACGCCCCTGCTGCATCCCCTGTCCTTCCCCCTTCGGCCTCACCCGCCCTTGGACCGGATGTACTCCGCCTCCGCCCGGCGACGGGCCGCGATGCCTGGGTCGTCGCGGATCACGCGGTCGAGCGCGGAACGGAAGGCCGGGCTGACCGGGTTGCCCCAGTACCGCACCAGCCCGTCCGAACTCGCGAGGACGGCGTAGGGAACCGGCACCGTCGTCGTGCCATACCCCTGCCGATTGGGAACAGAGGCAACGCTCACCCCGGCAATGTCCAGCAGGAGGGCGTGGTCAAGTTGCCGGGCATTGCGGAACTGCGTCATGCGGGCCGAGAGCACGGCGGGGTCGTTGCGGTTGTCCTGCTGTTGCTGCCACCCCTGATTCTGACCTTGGAGGGGCACCAGCGCGCCGACGACCACCAGATCCCGCCCGAGTTGCCGCTGCAGCCGGTCCATCTCGTTCATGATCGAGTAACTGTCACGCTCGTTCGGATGCCAGAAGTACACCACAACCGCCCGCCCTGCCGTCGCCGGCGGCGCGGGGTGGTAGCCCTCCTTCGGCAGCACGAGCAGCGGGGGCTCCTGGGGCTGCTGCTGCCCACGGTTCTGATCGTCCTTTGGTGGAGTCGGCCAGGTCGTCGCCTCGTACGCCGCCTTCGACGGCGGCATGAACGGCACCTCCGGCAATGTCCGCAGATCGATCTGCGATCGGATCGCTTCGGTCCGGCGTGCCTCTGCGTCGCGCCGCTGCACCTCGTCGGCCAACCGGCCACGAATCCCGGCCGCCTCTTCCACGGTCTCGCCGAGCGTCGCCCGGATCGCAGTCTCAACCGATTCCGTCACGATATCGGCGTACCGCAGCTGCCCGGCGCGGTCGATGACGTAGAAGTCCGGATCCTGGTCCACCAGCAGCGCCTCGCGGAACTTGTTCTCCGCGTCATGCGCCAGGAGGAACTTGATCCCCGCCCGCTCCGCCGCCTTCAGCCCTTCTTCCCACCCCGTACCGTGATGCACGCCGACGACGATCAGACCCTCCGATTCGTAGTTGTCGTGCAGGCGTTTCGCCATCGGCAGCGCGCGCGCCGCGACCGGGTTCCACCCCGCCCACGTCATGATCACGACGACCTTGCCGTTCGTCCCCTCGCTCGTCAGCGCGTCGCCGTTCGTCCACGACGACAGGAGTTTCCAGTTCGCCCCGTCGAACGGCACCAACTCCATCTTCGTCAGGCGTGCGAGCCGCTCTCCGGTGCTCTCGCGGATCACGCCGTCCTGTCCCAGGGCGGGAAAGGCCAGCACGGCGGCAGCCAGCAGCAGGCTCGGGATTCTCATGGTACGAGGCTCCTTCCAAGGGAGAACGGACAGGCGGAACGCCGAGACAGGATAGGGACGGACCACAACATCAGCCCCCACCCATACAGACGCACGATCACGCCCGAGGGTTCCCCCTTCCTCTACCGGGAAGCCACACCAAGCGATGCAGCGCGATCGCCGCGGCGACCGCGGCATTCAGCGAATCCACCGCGGGCGAGATCGGGATGCGAACACGCAGGTCCGCGGCTGCCATTGCCGCCTCGCTCAGCCCCGGGCCCTCCGCCCCCACGAGCAACGCGGGCTTGAAGCGCGGATCTGCGGCCGCTCCCGCCGCCACGTCGTCGATAGGGGCGGCGTCCGCGCTCGGCGTCAGCGCGAGCAGGGTGAACCCGCCCGCCCGCACCGATCCGAGCGCTTCGGGCCAAGGCTCCGCACGCGCAAACGGCGTCAGCAACGCACACCCCATCGACACCCGAAGGCACTTGCGGTACAGCGGATCGCAGCACCGCGGCCCGAGAAGCACCCCCGCCCGATCCGGCCCCACCAGAGCGGCTGCGCTGCGGAAGATCGACCCTAGGTTGTCGTGGTTGGACAACTCCTCCGCGACGACGATCGCGGACGCCTTCCGCACGATCGACGCCGCATCCAACGAGACCCCGACGCGACCGCAGGCGAGCACGCCCCGGTGCAGGTCAAACCCCACGATCGCCTCGACCACCACCCTCGACCCGACATACACCGGCACGCCGACGGGCAGCACGCGCAGCACGTCGGCCACCGCGCCGACACGGTTCTCCGCCAGGAGCACCGAGACCGTCTCGAAGCGCGATCGCAGCAGCGCACGAACAACCAGTTCCCCCTCGGCCATGAACAGGCCGCCGGCAAGCCCTGTGCCCCCCTCCGCCCGTGCCCGCAGCCACTGGTCCTTCTGGTTGCGATAGACCGCGACGCGAGGATCGTCGGCATCGACGATGCGTTGCAGCCGGGCGCGCAATACCGTCGGAATCTCCACGACAGAGGCTAACCCGCCCGACCGATAGAGAGAGGACACCGGAGCCGTGCTCGGACCGGCAGGCCGTAGACTCCCGCCCGAAGGCAGCCTCGCCGAACAAGGACGATTCACGTGGAATGGTGGCAAGCAGTCGTGCTCGGGCTGGTCGAAGGCATCACCGAGTACCTGCCCATCAGTTCGACAGGCCACCTGATCCTCGCCTCCGGCCTCATGGGACTCGACGAGCCGCCCGAGACCAAGGCCGCGCTCGATGCCTTCAACATCGTCATCCAAGGCGGCGCCATCCTCGCCGTCCTCGGCCTCTACTGGCCCAGCGTTCGCCGCATGATCGTCGGCGGCCTCGGCCTCGTTCGCATCGGCCGCGGCGACGACGCCGGCCTTCGCCTCGGCATCAACGTCGCCATCGCCTTCCTCCCCGCGGCCGTCCTTGGCGTCCTTCTCGACGACTGGATCGAATCGCACCTCTTCCGCACAGGCCCAGTGCTGGCCGCGCTCGCATTGGGCGGCGTCTTCATGATCGCCCTCGACCGCTGGCGGCTGCGGGCGGCACGCGCGGCCGAGACCGGCGCAGCGACCGACGGCGAACGCCTCGCCCGCACGGGCCGCGGACTGGAGCAACTCACGCCCCGGGGCGCGCTCTTCATCGGCCTCATGCAGTGCGTCGCCATGTGGCCCGGCACCAGCCGCTCCATGATGACCATCGCGGGAGGCGTGCTCGTCGGCCTCAAGCCCCGCGCCGCCGCCGAGTTCTCCTTCATCCTCGGCCTGCCCACACTCGGCGGCGCATGCCTCTACAAACTCGCCAAGAACCTGCTCGAGGCCCGCGAGACCGGCGGACCGACGCTCTTCGACACGATCGGCGTCGCACCGTGCATCGTCGGCATCGTCGTCGCCACCGCCTCCGCCGTCGTCGCCATCCGCTGGCTCGTCGGCTTCCTCAACCGCCACGGCCTCTCGCCGTTCGGCTGGTACCGCCTTGCCCTGTGCGCCGTTCTCGGCGCAGCCATCGCCGCCGGTCTTGTGAAGATCGGGAACAAATCAGCAGGACAGCAGAGCGGCAGAGCAGCAGATTCTGAGATTCATAGCATCCTCGAACCTCCCACCGCCGCCGGCCCACCCTTCGCTGCTGCGCCGACTTGCTGATCCGCTGATTTGCTGATTTGCGGTTCTGCTGCTTCGCTGGGCTTCCCCATGGACACTTCCTTTCCCAAAGACCGCATTCGCGTCGTGCTCTTCGAGGGCGTGCACGAAGCGGCCGTCGAGGCGCTCGTGCGCGAGGGCTTCCGCGTCGAGACAGAACGCGGCTCGCCGGACACCGCACGCCTGCGCACGCTCGTCGAGTCGGCCCACGTCATCGGGCTGCGCTCCAAGACCAGGCTGGACGCCGGCGTCATCAGCGCCGCGCGCAGGCTTCTCGCCGTCGGCTGCTTCTGCATCGGCACCGACCAGGTGGACCTCCGTGCCGCTCGCTCACGCGGCGTGCCGGTCTTCAACTCGCCCTTCTCCAACACGCGCTCCGTCGCCGAACTCACCGTGGCGGAAGTGGTCATGCTCTGCCGGCGGACCTTCGAGAAGAACGCCCGGATGCACGCCGGCGCATGGGACAAGAGCGCGGCCGGCTCGCACGAGGTCCGCGGGCGCACGCTCGGCATCGTCGGCTACGGGCACATCGGCTCGCAGGTCTCCGTCCTCGCCGAAGCGATGGGCATGCGCGTTCTCTTCTTTGACACCGCGCCGCGCCTCGCCCTCGGCAACGCCGAGCGCGCCGGCTCCCTCGGCGAACTTCTCGAACGCAGCGACGTCGTCACGCTCCACGTCCCCGCGACGCCGCAGACAGCCGGCATGATCGGACGCGACGCCATCGCCCGGATGCGCCCCGGTGCGATGCTCATCAACAATGCCCGAGGCTCGCTCGTGGAACTTGCCGCTTTGCGTGAGGCGATCGAGACGGGTCGCATCGGAGGGGCCGCGCTGGACGTCTTTCCCGAAGAGCCGGCCGCCGCGGGCGATGCCTTCCGATGCGAACTCGCCGGGCTGCCCAACGTCATCCTCACGCCGCACGTCGGCGGCAGCACCGCGGAGGCCCAGGAGGCAATCGGCCGCGACGTGGCCGCCAAGCTCATCGCGTTCGTCAATGCAGGCTCGACCGCCGGCGCGGTCAACCTGCCGCAGGTGGACCTGCCGCCGCAGCCGCATCGGGCGGGCGAATCCGCCGAGGCGACGCACCGTGTGCTGCACCTGCACCGCAACGTGCCCGGCGTGCTCTCGAAGATCAACGCCCTGCTCGCCGCCCGCGGCATCAACGTCCGCTCGCAGCGCCTCGAGACCGACGCCGATCTCGGCTACGTGGTGCTCGACGTCGATCCGACCGAATCCGCCGCCGCGCTCGAAGAACTCGAATCCATCCCCGAGACGGTGCGGACGCGGGTGCTATGGTGAGGGATGTTGATGCGGGCGACGCGGTGCTCGACCGTGGCATCGACACACGCCCGGCTCGCGGGAAGCCGCGCCGCGTTCTCAGGGACTCTCCCGCAGCTCGAATGAGACACGATAGTAGAGCCTATCCCGGAACCTCTCGCATAGAGGCGCGTCTGGGATTGCATGACGATGAAACTTGCAAACGAGCAGTTGGACTGGACCTGTGACCGCATCCCCGACGCGCCGCGCAGCCCTCTGGGAGGGCGGCCGCCGACGGACAAACGCAAGGCGGTGGCGGGGGACTTCTGGATCCTGGACAACGGGGCCAAGTGGAAGGACTTGCCGCGAGGGTTCGGCTCCAAGAGCGCCGTGCACCGCTGCTTCAAACGATGGGTCGAGGCGGGCGTCTTTGAGAACATCATGCAGGACGGCCGGGCGCTCCGCCGTTACAAGCGACGCCTCACCATGGAGCGGACCATCGAGTGGTTCCAGCACTTCCGACGCCTGTGCATCCGGTGGGAGAAGACGACCATGCTGTTCCAGGGCTACCTTCACTTCGCGTGTTCCATCATATTACTGCGAGAGGTTATGGGATAGGTTCTATTGTGATCTCAACGTCAGGTGCAAGACGCGGATTATACCGATTCACAATGCAGACGTAACCGCTCCCTCACCGATCCCCCCGATGATCCTTCTTCCGCTTGTCGCGTGATTTGCTCTTCTGGCTGCGTCGCTGCGCGCCCGTCATGCCCTTGAAGCCCGCGCCCTTGCCCGCGCCCAGCCCGCCCCACTGCCCTTCCGAGCCGAGCTTCAGGCCGACTTTCTTCGCCTTGCCGCCTGCCCGTGACGCCGGGTCGTCGATCACCAGATCCATCTGCCGCTTGGCGAGGTCCACGGCGGCGACGCGCACCGTCACCAGGTCGCCCATGTTGAACGAGCGACCGCTGTTCGCGTCCACGAGCGCGCCCGTGCGCTGATCGATGCGCCAGCGCGGCGGCTGGTTCGACCGCGTCACGTCGCCCGGCAGGTCCTCCGCCTTCACCATGCCGTCCGCGAGGAACTTGCTCAGTTGCACGTAGACGCCGCGCGGCGAGACGCCCGTCACCACGCCGTCGAACGCCTCGCCGACGTGCTCCGACATCAGTTGCAGCACGAGGAACTGCCGCAGCGCCCGCTCGGCTTCCTCGGCGTTCTCCTCGGTCTGGGTGCAACGCCGCCCGATCTGCACGAGTTCATCGGTCGTCGGCAGCGCCTCGCGCAACTCGCGTCCCAGTTCGTGCCGCTGCTTCTCGCTCTTCGGCCGGTCCTGGCCGTTGTTCGTGCGTTTCAGGTATTCCGCCATCGCGCGGTGCAGCGTCAGGTCCGGGTATCGGCGGATCGGGCTGGTGAAGTGGGCGTAGGCCGTGCTTGCCAGCGCGAAGTGCCCGACCAGCGCGGGCGAGTACTCTGCCTTCGTCAGCGTCCTCAGGACGGCCATGTGCACCGCCCGCGCTGCCGCCGTACCGCGCGTCGCGTTCAGCAGCCCTTGCAGCTCCTCCCGCGTCGGGTGCCGCGGCACGGTGAACCCGGCCACCTTCGCCGCTTTCTGCAGTTCGGCGGACTCGTTGGGCGTCGGCTCCGGATGCGTCCTGCGCAGGATCGGTACGTTCAGGTCCTCGAACAGCCTCGCCAGCACCTCGTTCGCCTCCACCATGAACATCTCGATGATGGTGTGCGTGAAGGCGTCGTCCTCGCGCTCCGCGTCGATCACGCGCCCGTTCTCGTCGAAGATCAGCACGACCTCCGGCAGTTCCAGCGAGATCATCCCCTTGCGCTCGCGCCGGCCACGGATCGCCCGGGCGCACGCGTCCATCTCCCGCAGCGCCGCGAGCAGTTCCGGGGTGTAGTTCGGCTCGGTCCTCGCGTGCTTCTTCGCCTCTTCCTCGTCGCCGTCGATCAACGCCTGCGCCTCCAAGTACGTCAGCCGCTTCGCCGAGCGGATAAGCGTCTGCGCCACTCCGCTCGCCGTCATGTTCCCGTCCCGGTCGTAGCGCATGAACGCGCTCTTCGTGAAGCGCGGCACGCCCTCCTGCAGCGAGCAGATGCCGTTCGAGAGCACCTCCGGCAGCATCGGGATCACCAGCCGCGGCAGGTAGACGGAGTTGCCGCGCTCGCGTGCCTCCGCGTCGAGCGCGGAGCCAGGCTCGATGAAGTGCGCCACGTCGGCGATGTGCACGCCCAGTTCCCACCCGTCGCCCACACGCTCGATCGAGATCGCATCGTCGTAGTCCTTCGCGTCCGGCGGATCGATGGTGATGATGAACCGCCCGGTCAGGTCGTCACGGCCCTGCAGCTTTTGCCCCCCCTCCCACGCGGCGATCTGGCTGTCGAATCGCCGCGTGGCCCGCCGCGCCTGCTCGACGCAGGCCTCCGGGAACTCGCCCGGCAGGTTGTACGCGGCGATGACCGCCTGCGTCTCGACATCCGGCCTGCCCGCCTCGCCAAGCACGCGGCTGATGACGCCCTCGGCCAGCGCATCGCCCTGCGGATACTCCACCACGTCCACGACGACCTTGTCGCCCGACTTGACGTTCTTCGACTCGGCGTCGCGCACCACGATCGGGCGGCGCATCTCGCGCCCGTCCGGCTGCACCAGCCACAGCGGCCCCTGCCGGAACACCTCGCCCGTGAAGCACGCCCGACGCCGCTCCAGCACCTCGACCACGACGCCGGTGAACTGCGGCTCCCCGCCCCCCTCGCGGCGTTCGCGCCGCTTGTCGCGTTCGACCTCGACGCGCACGCGATCGCCGCTGAGCGCGTCGAGCGTCGCGCCCGGCGGGATGAAGACGTCCCCCTCGCGCCGCCGCACGTCAGGCTCGACGAACCCGAACCCCCGGTCGGTGCCGCGGAACGTGCCGACGATCTCCCCTCCCGCCGACGCCAGTGACGGCAGGCGCACGCGCCCGCGATCGTCCACCTCGATCGTCCCCGCCTCGACCAGCCGCTCGACCTCTTCGGCGAAGGTGTGTGCATCTTCGACGCGCAGTTCCTCCGCGAGCGCCTCAACCGTTTTCGGCGTGTAGTCCTCGTGCTCGAGGTGCTGGAGCAGCCGCCGTTCGTGGCGAAGTGACATGGTTCCGCCTTGCGCCCAGGCCGGGTTGCTTCCCGGAACGACGCCTTCCTTCCCGCCCGGGGCGGGGCCTTCCAGGCCCCGGTACGCCCCATCATCACATGGCGCCAGCGTACCCCGCGAACGCCTCGCGGAAGGGCACCGGCTCGAACCCGAGGTGCACTCTCGCCTTATGCGGCCGCGCCACGCTGTCCTCCTGGGCCATCAACGCCATTCCCGCGTCGAAAGGAAGCAGCTGCCCCAGCCCAACCGCTCCCAGCGCGCGCGCCTTCGCCGCCGCGATCGGTGCTGGCAACCCGACGCAGCGCAGGCCCGGCTTCGCATCAGGCACGTGCTCGCGCACGAACCTGAGCATCTCCGGCCAGGTCACCGTCTCCGGACCCGTCAGGTTGTAGACCTCGCCCACCGCCTCCGGACGCTCGAGCGAGTCGCACACCGCTCGCGCCACGTCCTCCACCCACACCGGCTGCACGCGCGCCGATTCGAACTTCGGGCGCAGGGGCGAAGAACCCGGCACGACTCGCGTGAAGTACGGCATGAACACAAACGGCGCTGCACGTCCCGTCACCCACGCCCGCATCTGCCGCGTCAGTTCGCCCGCCTGCCCGTGGATCAGGCCCGGCCGCAGGATCGTCCACGCCAGCCCGGACGCCCGGACGATCCGCTCGCCCTCCGCCTTGGACCGCTGATACTCCGTCGCCGCCTCTTCGTGGACGCCCAGGGCGGAAATCTGCACGAATCGCGACACGCCCCCCCCGGCGGCCGCCTCGCAGAGCGCTCGCGTCGCCTGAACGTGGAGCCGCCGGAACGTCTCGCCGCCCGGCCGCTCTCGGATGATGCCGATGCAGTTGACCGCCGCGCTCGAACCGCGCATCAGTTCCGCCGCGACGCCCGGACCCAGCACATCGCCCTGAACAACGTCGAGATTGTCGTGCGTGGGCAGCGCGACACGCGCCTTGGCCGGATCGCGCGCCAGCGCTCGCACGCTCCACCCGCGCCCGAGCAAGGCTCGCACCACGGACCGCCCAACGAACCCCGTCGCCCCGCTGACCGATGCTGTTCTCGACGCTCCCATGCTGCCCTCGTGCCGACGCTCTCGGCGTGCGGCCAGTGTAGGGGACACC
Proteins encoded in this region:
- the serA gene encoding phosphoglycerate dehydrogenase, whose protein sequence is MDTSFPKDRIRVVLFEGVHEAAVEALVREGFRVETERGSPDTARLRTLVESAHVIGLRSKTRLDAGVISAARRLLAVGCFCIGTDQVDLRAARSRGVPVFNSPFSNTRSVAELTVAEVVMLCRRTFEKNARMHAGAWDKSAAGSHEVRGRTLGIVGYGHIGSQVSVLAEAMGMRVLFFDTAPRLALGNAERAGSLGELLERSDVVTLHVPATPQTAGMIGRDAIARMRPGAMLINNARGSLVELAALREAIETGRIGGAALDVFPEEPAAAGDAFRCELAGLPNVILTPHVGGSTAEAQEAIGRDVAAKLIAFVNAGSTAGAVNLPQVDLPPQPHRAGESAEATHRVLHLHRNVPGVLSKINALLAARGINVRSQRLETDADLGYVVLDVDPTESAAALEELESIPETVRTRVLW
- a CDS encoding undecaprenyl-diphosphate phosphatase, which codes for MEWWQAVVLGLVEGITEYLPISSTGHLILASGLMGLDEPPETKAALDAFNIVIQGGAILAVLGLYWPSVRRMIVGGLGLVRIGRGDDAGLRLGINVAIAFLPAAVLGVLLDDWIESHLFRTGPVLAALALGGVFMIALDRWRLRAARAAETGAATDGERLARTGRGLEQLTPRGALFIGLMQCVAMWPGTSRSMMTIAGGVLVGLKPRAAAEFSFILGLPTLGGACLYKLAKNLLEARETGGPTLFDTIGVAPCIVGIVVATASAVVAIRWLVGFLNRHGLSPFGWYRLALCAVLGAAIAAGLVKIGNKSAGQQSGRAADSEIHSILEPPTAAGPPFAAAPTC
- a CDS encoding VacB/RNase II family 3'-5' exoribonuclease, with the translated sequence MSLRHERRLLQHLEHEDYTPKTVEALAEELRVEDAHTFAEEVERLVEAGTIEVDDRGRVRLPSLASAGGEIVGTFRGTDRGFGFVEPDVRRREGDVFIPPGATLDALSGDRVRVEVERDKRRERREGGGEPQFTGVVVEVLERRRACFTGEVFRQGPLWLVQPDGREMRRPIVVRDAESKNVKSGDKVVVDVVEYPQGDALAEGVISRVLGEAGRPDVETQAVIAAYNLPGEFPEACVEQARRATRRFDSQIAAWEGGQKLQGRDDLTGRFIITIDPPDAKDYDDAISIERVGDGWELGVHIADVAHFIEPGSALDAEARERGNSVYLPRLVIPMLPEVLSNGICSLQEGVPRFTKSAFMRYDRDGNMTASGVAQTLIRSAKRLTYLEAQALIDGDEEEAKKHARTEPNYTPELLAALREMDACARAIRGRRERKGMISLELPEVVLIFDENGRVIDAEREDDAFTHTIIEMFMVEANEVLARLFEDLNVPILRRTHPEPTPNESAELQKAAKVAGFTVPRHPTREELQGLLNATRGTAAARAVHMAVLRTLTKAEYSPALVGHFALASTAYAHFTSPIRRYPDLTLHRAMAEYLKRTNNGQDRPKSEKQRHELGRELREALPTTDELVQIGRRCTQTEENAEEAERALRQFLVLQLMSEHVGEAFDGVVTGVSPRGVYVQLSKFLADGMVKAEDLPGDVTRSNQPPRWRIDQRTGALVDANSGRSFNMGDLVTVRVAAVDLAKRQMDLVIDDPASRAGGKAKKVGLKLGSEGQWGGLGAGKGAGFKGMTGAQRRSQKSKSRDKRKKDHRGDR
- a CDS encoding transposase → MTMKLANEQLDWTCDRIPDAPRSPLGGRPPTDKRKAVAGDFWILDNGAKWKDLPRGFGSKSAVHRCFKRWVEAGVFENIMQDGRALRRYKRRLTMERTIEWFQHFRRLCIRWEKTTMLFQGYLHFACSIILLREVMG
- a CDS encoding tRNA (cytidine(34)-2'-O)-methyltransferase, coding for MQQGRDSATQASGPCSPILHVVLHQPEIPNNTGTIGRTCVALGAALHLIHPIGFETTEHACRRAGLDYWPRLMLREHGSWEAYLEREGPRRMWLFSAKAARTLFDADFHHGDHLVFGRESTGLPESILAPRVERLLSIPMLAGERSLNLANAASVAIYEAVRQMIGNGELILGPDGRLVDPSVPRFQKPV
- a CDS encoding RNA methyltransferase encodes the protein MEIPTVLRARLQRIVDADDPRVAVYRNQKDQWLRARAEGGTGLAGGLFMAEGELVVRALLRSRFETVSVLLAENRVGAVADVLRVLPVGVPVYVGSRVVVEAIVGFDLHRGVLACGRVGVSLDAASIVRKASAIVVAEELSNHDNLGSIFRSAAALVGPDRAGVLLGPRCCDPLYRKCLRVSMGCALLTPFARAEPWPEALGSVRAGGFTLLALTPSADAAPIDDVAAGAAADPRFKPALLVGAEGPGLSEAAMAAADLRVRIPISPAVDSLNAAVAAAIALHRLVWLPGRGRGNPRA
- a CDS encoding TlpA family protein disulfide reductase, whose translation is MPRSPRRSRCIAWCGFPVEEGGTLGRDRASVWVGADVVVRPYPVSAFRLSVLPWKEPRTMRIPSLLLAAAVLAFPALGQDGVIRESTGERLARLTKMELVPFDGANWKLLSSWTNGDALTSEGTNGKVVVIMTWAGWNPVAARALPMAKRLHDNYESEGLIVVGVHHGTGWEEGLKAAERAGIKFLLAHDAENKFREALLVDQDPDFYVIDRAGQLRYADIVTESVETAIRATLGETVEEAAGIRGRLADEVQRRDAEARRTEAIRSQIDLRTLPEVPFMPPSKAAYEATTWPTPPKDDQNRGQQQPQEPPLLVLPKEGYHPAPPATAGRAVVVYFWHPNERDSYSIMNEMDRLQRQLGRDLVVVGALVPLQGQNQGWQQQQDNRNDPAVLSARMTQFRNARQLDHALLLDIAGVSVASVPNRQGYGTTTVPVPYAVLASSDGLVRYWGNPVSPAFRSALDRVIRDDPGIAARRRAEAEYIRSKGG
- a CDS encoding NAD-dependent epimerase/dehydratase family protein, encoding MTHGRGWMGGAWQDVGVSPTLAARRERRHEGSMGASRTASVSGATGFVGRSVVRALLGRGWSVRALARDPAKARVALPTHDNLDVVQGDVLGPGVAAELMRGSSAAVNCIGIIRERPGGETFRRLHVQATRALCEAAAGGGVSRFVQISALGVHEEAATEYQRSKAEGERIVRASGLAWTILRPGLIHGQAGELTRQMRAWVTGRAAPFVFMPYFTRVVPGSSPLRPKFESARVQPVWVEDVARAVCDSLERPEAVGEVYNLTGPETVTWPEMLRFVREHVPDAKPGLRCVGLPAPIAAAKARALGAVGLGQLLPFDAGMALMAQEDSVARPHKARVHLGFEPVPFREAFAGYAGAM